From the genome of Candidatus Neomarinimicrobiota bacterium:
ACCCATGGGCAAACCCAAAGCGATCTGAGGCATCACCAGAGGTAGAGCTGGTAAACCAATACCGGGGGGCAAGGGGAAATCCAGATTAAGTGCGGCAACTTCACCTGAAATATTAGCACTAACAATCGCTTGATCCACTAATCCTGGGATCAGAGCAGCATCAACTCCCTGGCCAGTAAGAAGGGTGGTCATCTCCGTTCTTAGATGATTCTCAAATAGATTGGCAAGATGACTTTGGTTGGTCACAAGGAGGCCGGCACTGTCTGCAGGACCAAAAAATGTTGGGGTCCGTGTGTCCGATTCATAATAGATATCGTCAAAAGTCATTACAAGTGGAGCAATATCCTCACCGACCATTTCGTCCAGATCAAACTCCATATCATTCTCACTCAAAACAAAATTAAAGAACTGCCCTTCATCCGGAACTACAGCTATCATGGCTTTCGCGCTGATGTCAAAACCTAACATCTTGTGAACCCGGGATCTGTGATACCAGCCTGAATTCATCGCGGCTCCGAAAGCATCTCCAACCGGCTGAAGATAGAGTGTGGCGTTTTCACTGAGCATGCTGCCCAAATTTTCCTCAAGTGTCTGGCCAAAAGCCCCAACTGTAAAGGTTAGAGCCAACACTAAAACAAGTACCTTTTTAATCATATTTCCTCCTTGTTAATCTTACTGTAAATTGATAGTCATTCAATATATGATTGTTGCTGACCGACTTACAAGCCTGATTCGCTAGTATGTGAGCCAGGTCATCTGCCGAAAAACTAAACGCTCATTAATAATATGCTACTATAAACTATTGGTGAAAATTTAGTCGAAAGTCGAAAGTCGAAAGTCGAAAGTCGAAAGTAATTTTGTTCTGAGAGACATGATCACCTAGGCAAAAGTCGCCCTCCTGGGTTATACCGAGACAAGCAGGGAGATGGTTTTCCGTATACCTCTATACCCATATACTCCTTACACGCATCATCCCTCGAGGATCTCAGGAAAACACTCACCATACACCTAAAAACTCTGCGGCTCGGCGAGAGGGAAAAAAAAGAGCTGAACCCCCGTATACATCTAAACCTTTATACCCCTACATGTCATCCTTCGAGAGCACTACGACCAGTAATCATCTCAGGAAGACACTCGTTTTTGTGGCAATGGCTTACGGGAGCAGGCGAGATGATCAAATCTAGATTACTTTATATCCCACTGACGCCGTAATTCGTAGAGCATGATCCCAAAAGCCACGGCTACATTCATGGAGCTTTTCATGCCATTCTGTGGTAATTCTACTGCAAAATCACATTCCCTTACAATTCCATCCTGAACACCGACACCCTCATTACCGACCACGAAAACCAGGGGGAATTCATACTGAATCTGGGTGAATGATCGACTCTGAGTGGTGTGCTCCAGAGCCACAGCTGTATAGCCTCTTTGTTTCAAAGCTCTCAGAACAGATACAGCATCGGGGATATTTCGCCAGGGAACTGAATACTCAGCACCCAGGGCGGTCTTTGCAATCTCTTTACGGGGTGGCGTTGCCGTGTAACCGCTGATGATGATCTCTTCCAGCCAGGCAGCGTCTGCTGTCCGAAACATGGAACCCACGTTGAACATACTGCGAATATTATCAAACAAAGCCACAACCGGCATTCGGGGGCGCCGTTCAAGCTCATCGTAATCAGGGTTATTGTCCCGGAAAACATTGTGAGGAATGGTGCGTAATGGTTCTTTATAAATTGGAATGATATTTTTTGATTTATTCATAATTTATATGGTTAACCATTTTTACCCCCGTAGAGACAAGGCGTGCCTTGTCTCTACGGGGGGGAAACAGGGCAATCTTTAAATTTGATATTCCTTGATCAATATTTTGCGCAACGAAAATCCGGCATATCCTGCTATTGCAGCAACAACAAAACCCAGAAGGCCAGTGGCAAGCACCAGCACAAAGCCAGAACCAGCCCCCATCACCTCGACAACACGCCCTACAATGATCTCACCACCATTGTTCCATTGATAAAGACTTGCTCCAAACCAAAGTAAAAATATCCCAAGACCATTGCCAAATGCCGCCGAGACAACTGAATCCCGCTCCCAAAAGCCCAGTACCAGAGGAATCAGGATGATCCACCACCAGGAATAGAACAGAAACTGTAAGATAAATACAAGTATGAGAGAAATGAGTGTGCTGATCATTGGTAATTCCTTAAACTGGTCATTGTGAGTTTTGAATTATTGGTCACATCAGGGGTCGTGAGAAAGTGAATATCATAATAATTACCGCGCACCCAGTCATCTATGGCATTATCATAAAAGACAGATCCGGGGTTACCTGATTGGCCACCTGGATAAATGCATCTGGCTTTTGGAAAGTCACCCAATTCAACCAGCATGCGCCACGACGGTCCGTGCTTTTTCTTGGTGGCATTGACTATTCCACTGCCTCCTCCGGTAAACAGACCGGTTCGTCCCAGTCCCTTAACTGAAAGTAGATGATTGATATCTGTCCCCCGAGCTCGACCCAGCTCCCAGGTTTCACCGTAGTCGCCCAAGGTCTTTTTCAAGTCAACAATCGTTTTCTGAAAAGCTTTATTAATGATCTCCTGACGACCTTCCTGCTCTGGAGTATTGATATCATCATAGTAAACCAAGCCAGGCTCTTCCAATAATAATTTGGCTGTTACTGAACGGGTCGGCAGCTCTCGAACTTCACCAAAAAGGGTCAAATCATCATTCCAGATCGCCTCCTCCAGGCGAACCCACCACTGTTTATAGAACAAAGCAGCTTTTTGATCCGGATCAGAAACATAATTCCACTGCTTCAGATCTTCAACGATCTCAACCTGATCATCAATAAGCGTTGACAGGTCTAATTGCTCAAGCAGGAGGGGTAAGATCAGTTGAGCACCCTTGTTAAAATTGTCCATATGAAGCGTCTGCATGTCCTCGAAAGTGATCTTCTCCAACTGTTCAAGGCGATCATTAATACGAGAGCCCCGCTCATAGTCATCATATTCCCAACCCATATAGTAAGGATATTTTTGACCTGCAGGATTTTGGTTAGCGGAACTGACAAAACCGCGCCATGGGTTTGAGATAACCGGGAGTTGATCATAAGGAATCCACTGGCGCCATTCACCAGTCGTATCACGACCGGCTCGAACAAATTTGCCCTGATCTTGTCCTCGCAATGGAAATTTACCATTGTGTCTG
Proteins encoded in this window:
- a CDS encoding DUF6588 family protein, with amino-acid sequence MIKKVLVLVLALTFTVGAFGQTLEENLGSMLSENATLYLQPVGDAFGAAMNSGWYHRSRVHKMLGFDISAKAMIAVVPDEGQFFNFVLSENDMEFDLDEMVGEDIAPLVMTFDDIYYESDTRTPTFFGPADSAGLLVTNQSHLANLFENHLRTEMTTLLTGQGVDAALIPGLVDQAIVSANISGEVAALNLDFPLPPGIGLPALPLVMPQIALGLPMGIELTVRGFPEQEIPDIGLFSMYGGGARLNIDQFIPIPLFPIDITAGAFYSQMKIGDILESSNTSVGLQVGKSISLLFFGVGVYVDAAYEMSSLSIGYDVDPELGIENDRIQFDMETDPGLRLGGGLHLTIIPLTYFNVHVSQTPNNQVVTAGFGITFR
- a CDS encoding RNA methyltransferase, which gives rise to MNKSKNIIPIYKEPLRTIPHNVFRDNNPDYDELERRPRMPVVALFDNIRSMFNVGSMFRTADAAWLEEIIISGYTATPPRKEIAKTALGAEYSVPWRNIPDAVSVLRALKQRGYTAVALEHTTQSRSFTQIQYEFPLVFVVGNEGVGVQDGIVRECDFAVELPQNGMKSSMNVAVAFGIMLYELRRQWDIK